A DNA window from Phragmites australis chromosome 11, lpPhrAust1.1, whole genome shotgun sequence contains the following coding sequences:
- the LOC133885396 gene encoding uncharacterized protein LOC133885396, with amino-acid sequence MDGGECKCNDYGAAAYWDARYTSSGSPASGGGAGFFDWYQTYPALRPLLRARVPAFSRVLMVGCGNSLLSEDMVKDGYEDIVNIDISSVVIEQMREKHSDIPQLTYMQMDVRDMSFFGDESFDCVLDKGTLDAMMCADDAPHGASKMLAEVARLIRPRGIYLLITYGAPKERVPLLNQTGCSWNIALYIMPTPGYQSKMSKGDPQPTMEEVTLTEDGQLPPDYVLKDLESHFIYVCHKLNAADRANTIDTDPEETINAK; translated from the exons ATGGACGGCGGCGAGTGCAAGTGCAACGACTACGGCGCCGCCGCCTACTGGGACGCCCGCTACACCTCCTCCGGCTCCCCCGCTTCGGGCGGGGGCGCCGGGTTCTTCGACTGGTACCAGACGTACCCGGCGCTGCGGCCGCTCCTCCGCGCCCGCGTCCCCGCCTTCTCCCGCGTCCTCATGGTCGGATGTGGCAACTCCC TTTTGTCCGAGGACATGGTGAAGGACGGATACGAGGACATAGTAAACATAGACATTTCATCTGTGGTCATCGAGCAGATGAGAGAGAAACATTCGGACATTCCACAGCTAACAT ATATGCAGATGGATGTTAGGGATATGAGTTTCTTTGGTGATGAATCCTTCGATTGTGTCCTTGATAAAG GAACCCTGGATGCTATGATG TGTGCTGATGATGCTCCCCATGGTGCTTCCAAAATGCTAGCAGAAGTGGCAAG GCTTATTAGGCCTCGTGGAATCTACTTGTTG ATAACATATGGTGCTCCTAAGGAACGAGTGCCACTTTTGAACCAGACCGGATGCAGCTGGAATATTGCATTGTACATTATGC CCACACCTGGATACCAGTCAAAAATGAGCAAAGGTGatccacagcctaccatggagGAAGTTACACTCACAGAGGATGGTCAGCTACCACCTGACTATGTTCTTAAAGACCTAGAGTCGCATTTCATATATGTTTGTCACAAGTTGAATGCAGCGGACAGGGCTAATACCATAGATACTGATCCAGAGGAAACCATAAatgcaaaataa